Proteins co-encoded in one Halodesulfovibrio marinisediminis DSM 17456 genomic window:
- a CDS encoding DMT family transporter, with product MQRALPSSRQLTAGVFYTLLGAVCFGTTGTIQAFAPEGCQPMAVGTMRLVVGGLVMLLWVHFRSGFTHHVPWPKKATFTAAAGIVIFQILFFQSLVRTGVAVGTVIAIGFGPMAGGIIEYLLRGTIPSRSWFTATVLALCGLVLLSIDDTATVDMTGIIMALGAGAGYALYAANSQTILADRSPQEMIAILFTFGGIAMSPILFVYDISWMFTMRGFISIVLIGVIGTAMAYSFFATGLAILPLSSGLTLGLAEPLVATLFGILLLGEVCSFQTAMGICIIFSGMIVIARNPS from the coding sequence ATGCAGCGCGCACTTCCATCTTCCCGCCAGCTCACAGCTGGAGTTTTCTACACACTACTTGGTGCAGTTTGCTTTGGAACCACAGGAACCATACAGGCCTTTGCTCCTGAAGGTTGCCAGCCTATGGCAGTCGGAACAATGCGATTAGTCGTTGGTGGCCTTGTGATGCTTCTATGGGTTCACTTTCGTTCCGGATTTACTCACCATGTTCCATGGCCTAAAAAAGCGACTTTTACTGCGGCAGCAGGGATAGTGATTTTTCAGATATTGTTTTTCCAGAGCCTCGTCCGGACAGGTGTTGCTGTCGGCACCGTCATTGCCATCGGGTTCGGACCAATGGCAGGAGGAATTATTGAATATCTTCTGCGCGGTACTATTCCTTCCCGTTCGTGGTTCACTGCTACTGTTTTAGCATTATGTGGTTTAGTGCTTCTTTCAATTGATGACACTGCAACTGTTGATATGACAGGAATTATTATGGCGCTTGGTGCGGGTGCGGGATATGCCTTGTATGCCGCCAACAGTCAGACAATCCTTGCAGACCGCTCTCCACAAGAAATGATTGCAATACTCTTCACTTTTGGCGGAATAGCTATGAGTCCTATTCTCTTTGTTTATGACATCTCATGGATGTTTACCATGCGTGGTTTCATTTCTATAGTCTTGATCGGCGTTATCGGGACTGCAATGGCATATAGTTTTTTCGCAACTGGATTAGCGATACTCCCTCTCTCATCCGGCTTAACACTTGGATTGGCAGAGCCGCTAGTTGCAACCCTCTTTGGAATACTGCTACTCGGAGAGGTATGTTCATTCCAGACAGCAATGGGAATTTGTATCATCTTTAGTGGAATGATTGTTATTGCCCGAAATCCCTCGTAA
- a CDS encoding MerR family transcriptional regulator → MKSKSSFSIGEVSKICGLSKKALRHYDKVGIIKPDRSCGNNYRYYSRSSLLAVPVIKYYKQMGFKLSEMKEVIESGDYRIMRASFQSKLDELRQVEEEVHRNYTSVKDWYELVVEAESVLHYKVQDISVKFVEDGVYCFLDQDFAYDYRDSIINLEFTNFIESIENEITGPVIIRFPDYKEKMNGNCTHATVLQKALKPFSKDVETRFGGKLMVSAYHIGSHDNINDTYERIARWASENNYTLGPEVYERYVVDYWSSQNTDKFVTEILMNFTAPK, encoded by the coding sequence GTGAAATCCAAGAGCAGTTTTTCAATAGGAGAAGTCAGTAAGATTTGCGGATTATCGAAAAAGGCGCTTCGTCATTACGATAAGGTAGGCATAATTAAACCTGATAGATCCTGTGGAAATAATTATAGATATTATTCTCGATCGTCACTGTTAGCCGTGCCGGTTATTAAATATTACAAGCAGATGGGCTTTAAGCTCTCTGAAATGAAAGAGGTAATAGAAAGCGGTGATTACCGCATTATGCGAGCCTCTTTTCAGTCTAAACTTGATGAATTGCGGCAGGTTGAGGAAGAAGTGCATCGAAACTACACTTCAGTAAAAGACTGGTACGAGCTTGTGGTGGAAGCGGAATCTGTGCTGCATTACAAGGTGCAGGATATATCTGTGAAGTTTGTAGAAGACGGAGTTTACTGTTTTCTTGATCAGGATTTCGCATATGATTACAGGGACTCTATCATTAATCTAGAGTTCACCAACTTTATTGAATCCATTGAGAACGAGATTACAGGGCCAGTCATTATACGTTTCCCTGATTATAAAGAAAAAATGAACGGTAACTGTACGCATGCAACAGTGCTGCAAAAGGCGCTGAAGCCGTTTAGCAAAGATGTGGAAACTCGATTTGGCGGTAAGTTGATGGTTTCGGCCTATCACATAGGTTCGCACGATAATATTAATGATACCTACGAGCGAATTGCCCGCTGGGCTAGCGAGAATAACTATACGTTAGGACCCGAAGTTTATGAGCGGTATGTGGTGGATTACTGGAGCAGTCAGAACACCGATAAGTTTGTTACTGAAATTTTAATGAACTTTACTGCACCCAAATAG
- a CDS encoding response regulator, translating into MAAPIRVLIVDDHDIVRIGLKGFLSGYDDIEIAGEAANGQEAVERTAELTPDVILMDMVMPVMDGIQAIQEIRDRKLTGKIIVLTSFATDDKVFPAIKSGAMGYLLKDSAPEELLHAIRKVHNGEPSLAPDIARKLLAELALPDEAKEPTPEPLTPREVDILRLVAQGLSNKTIAEKVFVSEATVRTHMTNILSKLHLANRVQATLYALREGLASLS; encoded by the coding sequence ATGGCTGCACCAATTCGAGTTCTTATTGTCGACGACCACGATATAGTACGCATAGGACTGAAAGGGTTTCTTTCTGGCTATGATGATATTGAAATTGCAGGAGAAGCTGCTAACGGACAAGAAGCTGTTGAGCGCACAGCAGAACTTACCCCGGATGTCATCCTTATGGATATGGTCATGCCGGTAATGGATGGTATTCAGGCCATTCAAGAAATCCGTGACCGCAAGCTAACCGGCAAAATCATTGTGCTCACAAGTTTTGCAACAGACGACAAAGTCTTTCCTGCTATCAAATCCGGCGCAATGGGGTATCTGCTAAAAGACTCCGCGCCTGAGGAGTTGCTTCATGCCATCCGTAAAGTGCACAACGGCGAGCCTTCTCTTGCACCGGACATTGCACGCAAGTTGCTTGCTGAACTTGCTTTACCGGATGAAGCAAAAGAACCGACTCCTGAACCACTGACTCCGCGGGAAGTGGATATTTTACGACTTGTTGCTCAGGGACTGAGTAATAAAACCATTGCTGAAAAAGTGTTTGTCAGCGAGGCAACCGTACGCACGCATATGACCAACATTCTTTCAAAACTGCATTTGGCTAACCGCGTGCAAGCAACACTTTATGCCTTACGGGAAGGACTAGCCTCACTTTCCTAG
- a CDS encoding flavin reductase family protein, which translates to MDKINIGTQGFTIPMPLAMLGTHYNGKPNYMTLGWVTRVNYKPALLGIGVNKGHASHTAILENGEFSVNFPTTEMVKVADYVGLVSAKRTDKSELFDRFYGTLKTAPLIKECPLSLECRLYDTVEMPTNTFFIGEIVGTWCEERFMTDGVPDISKMNPFVLTMPDKRYWKIGRCVGHAWNDGKALKQ; encoded by the coding sequence TTGGATAAAATTAATATCGGGACACAGGGATTCACCATTCCAATGCCTTTGGCCATGCTAGGAACACATTACAATGGCAAACCCAACTATATGACTCTTGGGTGGGTTACCCGAGTAAACTACAAACCAGCATTACTGGGTATCGGGGTCAACAAAGGGCACGCATCACACACTGCCATTCTAGAAAACGGAGAATTTAGCGTAAACTTCCCTACCACCGAAATGGTTAAAGTGGCAGACTATGTCGGCCTTGTTTCAGCCAAACGGACTGATAAATCTGAACTGTTTGATCGTTTTTACGGTACACTTAAGACTGCACCGCTTATCAAAGAATGCCCACTTTCTCTTGAATGCAGGCTTTACGATACAGTGGAGATGCCAACCAACACGTTCTTCATTGGCGAAATTGTCGGCACATGGTGCGAGGAGCGTTTTATGACAGACGGCGTTCCTGATATTTCAAAGATGAACCCATTCGTTCTAACCATGCCAGACAAACGCTACTGGAAAATCGGGCGCTGCGTTGGACACGCCTGGAATGACGGTAAGGCGCTTAAACAATAA
- the sstT gene encoding serine/threonine transporter SstT, with protein sequence MMDIIKKIGSGSLVLQIVLGICAGVIVAMVAPDAAKSVNVLGQLFVKALKAVAPILVFVIVASSIANQKKGANTNMRSIITLYLVGTFMAALVAVVMSFVAPTTLTLVATDTSATPPSGIGEVLNTLLFKIVDNPINALASGNFIGILAWAIALGFFFQHAGETTKKVLSDVSEGVSGIVKLVIRFAPLGIFGLVANTVANTGFTALAGYSHLIMVLLVAMGIIALVVNPMIVWFTTKQNPYPLVFTCLKSSGITAFFTRSSAANIPVNMELCKRLDLHEDTYSVSIPLGATVNMGGAAITITVMTLAAVHTLGIQVDIATALLLSLIASVSACGASGVAGGSLLLIPLACSLFGVSNDVSMQVVAAGFIIGVIQDSAETALNSSTDVLFTAAADIAASPEKTVKSCTTASA encoded by the coding sequence ATGATGGATATCATAAAAAAAATTGGGTCAGGCAGCTTAGTACTGCAGATCGTGTTGGGCATTTGTGCCGGCGTTATCGTAGCAATGGTTGCTCCGGACGCTGCAAAGTCAGTAAATGTTCTGGGTCAGCTCTTCGTTAAAGCACTTAAGGCAGTAGCTCCAATTCTCGTTTTTGTTATTGTTGCTTCTTCTATTGCTAACCAGAAGAAAGGCGCAAACACAAACATGCGTTCTATTATTACACTCTACCTCGTAGGCACATTCATGGCTGCTTTAGTAGCTGTTGTAATGAGCTTTGTAGCGCCTACTACCCTTACCCTTGTTGCTACTGACACAAGTGCAACTCCTCCAAGCGGTATTGGTGAAGTTCTCAACACTCTGCTCTTTAAAATTGTTGATAACCCAATCAATGCTCTTGCTTCCGGTAACTTTATCGGCATCCTTGCTTGGGCAATCGCTCTCGGTTTCTTCTTCCAGCATGCTGGCGAAACCACTAAAAAAGTACTTAGCGACGTGTCTGAGGGTGTTTCCGGTATTGTTAAGCTCGTGATCCGCTTTGCACCTCTCGGTATTTTTGGTCTTGTTGCTAACACCGTTGCCAATACCGGTTTTACTGCGCTTGCTGGTTACAGTCACCTCATCATGGTATTGCTCGTTGCCATGGGTATTATTGCTCTGGTTGTGAACCCTATGATCGTATGGTTTACCACTAAACAGAACCCATACCCGCTTGTGTTCACCTGTCTGAAGAGCAGTGGTATTACCGCGTTCTTCACCCGTAGCTCCGCTGCAAACATTCCTGTGAACATGGAACTCTGTAAGCGTCTTGATCTTCATGAAGACACTTACTCTGTATCCATTCCTCTCGGTGCTACCGTAAACATGGGTGGTGCTGCTATCACCATTACTGTAATGACTTTGGCAGCAGTACATACTCTTGGTATTCAGGTTGATATCGCTACAGCACTTCTGCTCAGCCTTATTGCTTCTGTTTCTGCTTGTGGTGCTTCCGGCGTAGCTGGCGGTTCCCTGCTTCTCATTCCACTTGCTTGCAGCCTCTTTGGTGTATCTAACGATGTGTCCATGCAGGTTGTTGCAGCGGGCTTCATCATCGGTGTAATTCAGGACTCCGCAGAAACTGCACTGAACAGCTCCACAGACGTTCTGTTTACTGCTGCTGCAGATATTGCTGCTTCTCCTGAGAAGACCGTTAAATCTTGTACTACAGCTTCTGCATAG
- a CDS encoding putative quinol monooxygenase: MEFKDILVVTSHLRAKQGKEAELRSALEQLVQDCDHHEGLLLYSVHQDASDPASFLFYEHFLSEKAFRDHLASEELVNAQAILSELVEGESKIETWRMAARIGEICQ, translated from the coding sequence ATGGAATTTAAAGATATTCTTGTTGTGACATCTCATTTGAGAGCTAAACAGGGGAAGGAAGCTGAGTTACGAAGCGCTCTTGAGCAGCTGGTTCAGGATTGCGATCATCACGAAGGGCTTCTGCTGTATAGCGTTCATCAGGACGCCTCTGATCCTGCCTCATTCCTTTTTTATGAACACTTTCTTTCTGAGAAAGCATTTAGAGATCATCTTGCCAGTGAAGAGTTGGTAAATGCACAGGCAATCCTTAGTGAGCTTGTGGAAGGTGAGTCAAAAATTGAGACTTGGCGAATGGCTGCCAGAATAGGTGAAATCTGTCAGTAA
- a CDS encoding sensor histidine kinase encodes MDNSTLLKKAAAAIQAQKHSIVPQLANLLIERQPQWYTDANFNELSDHLSTFVERICSCMNENTLTPLETFFKSSALEKVERGFQLSDILEGVMLGKFCLSLAILKEIPLGKERKDILTAVDLLYVDLNKITGEKYSALLTQQLVIEHERTKLLLEATRSITNFADSQAALEHLARVISETLSQGICIIFLRDSVTQGLAPHATYGHVSEECKRCFDGVRLCPEGNTITTTDGKSFGLCALNSESFAMAQDILELINSNSIALFPIYSSSNCLHGIAMVGSVIPDYVIGPNQKELIEGILHTVSATVELAASVKEKERQLKESESLRRVANLLLQHPETQIQDVHTVICDEARSIVQGTGSSILLKEGDNLHHSCGTGSPQPPISTFPLATTKYGQILQEGKAVIIRDAQQEIPEGQRSDLAKTLLVVPLIECGNAIGLLLISNKESGFDLIDKNIMELFAAQASMALRNATLAKQSDKLAVAEERQRLGRELHDSVTQALYAVTLCADAASRSLSLGKKETATEQLQALRGMAQQAMRDMRSLIFDLHPPELENEGLVGAIQARMNSVEIRSGLNAKMFVKGEERRLAHSTEEEMFRIAIEALSNATKHSHAQNVSVTFDYKPESVSMTITDDGKGFVINRLPAGGMGLRNIRERAKRLQATLEINSNNDDGTTIDVSVPLTR; translated from the coding sequence ATGGACAACAGCACACTTTTAAAAAAAGCCGCAGCAGCTATTCAGGCACAAAAGCACTCGATAGTTCCTCAGCTTGCTAATCTTCTTATAGAGCGGCAGCCACAATGGTATACAGATGCAAATTTCAACGAACTCTCTGATCACCTTTCAACGTTTGTTGAACGCATTTGCAGCTGCATGAATGAAAATACCCTGACTCCACTCGAAACTTTCTTCAAGTCATCTGCCTTAGAAAAAGTTGAACGTGGTTTCCAGCTTTCAGATATTCTGGAAGGAGTCATGTTGGGGAAATTCTGTCTCTCGTTAGCCATCTTGAAAGAAATCCCTCTCGGTAAAGAACGTAAGGATATTTTGACTGCTGTTGATCTGCTGTATGTCGATCTCAACAAAATTACTGGTGAAAAGTACTCTGCACTACTGACACAGCAACTCGTTATTGAACACGAACGCACCAAACTTCTACTGGAAGCGACACGCTCTATTACCAATTTTGCTGACTCTCAGGCTGCACTGGAACATCTTGCTCGTGTTATCAGCGAAACGCTTTCTCAGGGAATTTGCATCATTTTTCTACGAGATTCAGTTACACAGGGGCTAGCCCCGCATGCAACGTATGGACATGTTTCCGAAGAATGTAAACGTTGCTTTGACGGAGTAAGGCTTTGTCCCGAAGGCAACACAATTACTACAACTGATGGCAAAAGCTTCGGCCTTTGTGCCCTTAACTCTGAAAGCTTTGCGATGGCGCAAGACATTCTAGAACTGATTAACTCTAATAGCATTGCTTTATTTCCTATCTACAGCAGTTCCAACTGCCTGCATGGCATCGCTATGGTTGGTTCAGTCATTCCCGACTATGTGATTGGCCCTAACCAAAAAGAACTTATTGAAGGCATATTGCACACCGTTTCTGCAACTGTTGAGCTTGCAGCCAGCGTCAAAGAAAAAGAACGCCAGCTCAAAGAAAGTGAGAGCCTCAGAAGAGTCGCAAATCTCCTATTGCAACATCCAGAAACCCAAATTCAAGATGTGCATACCGTCATCTGCGACGAAGCTCGAAGTATTGTACAAGGTACCGGCAGTTCTATCCTGCTTAAAGAAGGGGATAACCTACACCATTCCTGTGGCACAGGATCGCCTCAACCACCGATTTCAACCTTCCCGCTAGCTACAACTAAGTACGGACAAATCCTTCAAGAAGGAAAAGCTGTCATCATCAGAGATGCACAACAAGAAATCCCCGAAGGCCAACGTAGCGATCTAGCTAAAACTTTACTGGTTGTTCCGCTTATTGAATGCGGTAATGCCATCGGGCTTCTCCTCATTTCCAACAAGGAAAGCGGATTTGACCTCATTGACAAAAACATTATGGAGCTATTCGCGGCTCAAGCATCCATGGCACTACGTAATGCCACGTTGGCAAAGCAGAGTGATAAACTGGCAGTCGCAGAAGAACGCCAGCGGTTAGGACGCGAGCTGCATGACTCTGTAACGCAGGCTCTGTATGCTGTAACACTTTGTGCAGATGCAGCCAGTCGTTCCCTGTCTCTTGGTAAAAAAGAAACAGCCACAGAACAGCTACAAGCTCTACGAGGAATGGCACAGCAAGCAATGCGCGACATGCGCTCGCTCATATTTGACCTGCATCCACCGGAACTCGAAAACGAAGGACTAGTAGGTGCCATTCAGGCACGGATGAACTCTGTGGAAATTCGCTCCGGACTCAATGCAAAAATGTTTGTAAAGGGCGAAGAAAGACGCCTTGCCCATTCCACAGAAGAGGAAATGTTCCGCATTGCCATTGAAGCTCTGAGTAATGCTACCAAGCATTCTCATGCACAGAATGTTTCAGTTACCTTCGACTACAAGCCGGAATCTGTTTCAATGACCATTACTGATGACGGCAAAGGCTTCGTCATCAACCGGCTTCCGGCAGGGGGCATGGGACTGCGCAATATTCGGGAACGAGCAAAAAGACTGCAAGCAACACTAGAAATTAACAGTAACAACGATGACGGAACCACTATCGACGTATCCGTTCCATTAACCCGTTAG
- a CDS encoding GntR family transcriptional regulator → MIYADSSGLLRSALYEKLLEDLKNGKLEPGRLISIKKLADELGTSKTPLREALLQMQVEGFVTILPQRGVVINALTHEEKRDIFEVCGGLEYQAVISAFPHLTEAHVVEMEMYNEQIMVSSQGARYEDCNAINTNFHNAYLKACPNDYLVYLLNMNRTRLFVFTERDWGKKFREANYNEHKVIIDMVRAGDAKKLAEYIRDVHWAYSWDQ, encoded by the coding sequence ATGATCTATGCTGATTCAAGCGGTCTGTTACGATCTGCTTTGTATGAGAAGCTTCTGGAAGATCTGAAAAATGGCAAGTTGGAACCCGGTCGTCTTATCAGTATTAAAAAGCTTGCGGATGAGCTTGGAACAAGTAAGACGCCACTTCGTGAGGCTTTGTTACAGATGCAGGTTGAAGGCTTTGTAACAATTCTTCCTCAGCGTGGGGTTGTCATTAATGCCCTCACACATGAAGAGAAGAGAGATATTTTTGAAGTGTGTGGCGGGTTGGAGTATCAGGCTGTGATCTCTGCGTTTCCGCATCTGACAGAAGCACATGTAGTTGAGATGGAAATGTATAATGAGCAGATAATGGTATCTTCTCAAGGTGCCCGATATGAAGACTGTAATGCTATCAATACCAACTTTCATAATGCGTATTTGAAAGCATGTCCAAATGATTACCTTGTCTACCTGCTGAATATGAACAGGACACGACTGTTTGTATTTACGGAAAGGGATTGGGGCAAAAAGTTCCGTGAAGCGAACTACAATGAGCATAAAGTGATCATTGATATGGTGCGCGCAGGTGATGCGAAAAAACTTGCTGAATACATCCGTGATGTTCATTGGGCCTATTCATGGGATCAATAA